CCTGCTACGATCCGAACGGGCCGGCGGGCGCTCTCACCGAAGACCTGCGGGCCTTCGACGAGGACAATGCCGGTCCCGGCCTTCTGCTGAGCCGTGCGGCGCGGCTGACCGTGACCTTCCTCGGCAAGGAAGCCAATTCGCTGAACTGGGCCTTCACCGTGGCGGGTGGCATGATCAACAGTTCCCAGGCCGTGGGTGCGAGTTATTCGGCGATCGTGAATGCCGGCACGCTGGACTTCACCTTCGGCTCGGTCGCAGACGGTGGGGCTCTGGCCGGGAATGACGGCAGCTTCATCGGATCCGCCGCCATCGCCTTCAGCGAGATCTACGGCAACAAGGTCTATGCCTATTTCGACAATAGCGGCGCGAAGGATGACCGCGATTTCGACGACATGGTCGTCGAGATCTCGATCGCTCCGATTCCGCTGCCGGCCGGCGCCCTGCTGCTCGGCACCGCGCTTGGCGGTCTGGGCCTGGCCCGTCGGCGCAAGGCCGTGACCAAAGCCTGAGCCTGACCGCCTCCGGCGACCGATCCTGACCCTGGCGGCCCTTCATGGCCGCCAGGGTCGTTTTCTTTCCGCGGATCGGCGCGCGGGAAAGATGCCCGGCTAAAGCACGCGCCGGGCCGGCGGCCAGAGGCGCAGCAGGGCCACGAGGGCAACAGAGAGCGCAAAGGCGGTCAGCCCGAAGCCGTAGGGCGTCTTTCCCAGGGCGGGCGCCAGCTTCCAGAGCAGCAGAAACACGGCAGGGTGGACAAGATAGACCCCGAATGCCGTCTCTCCGGCCCGGACCAGGACCGGATGGCCCCGCCCCCGCCACGAAAGCGCGATCAGGCAGACCGGCGCCGCCACGACGGCCTGCAAAGCTCCGTCGACGAACCCCAAAGCGAGACAGGCTCCGGCAACCGCCATCGTGCTGAGAAGAATGGCCGCGCCCGCGCCCCGCCCGCGATGGACCGAGCACAGGAACCCCGCTGCCGCCATGGGAAAGGAGACCAGCCATTGCCCGGCCGGGGCCGGCAGATCGGAATGCCGGTTGAGAACGATCCC
This region of Rhodovulum sp. MB263 genomic DNA includes:
- a CDS encoding acyltransferase: MSAEQTRLVVYDGLKLLAALGVVLFHAGVPGRDVWYAGMFVFVFFLGYAPGRAQPWAGLLQSRARRLLLPWLIWCAVYYALGLYRGTAWIPGMPLDPFSLLIGPAIHLWFLPFAFICGLVFAGLRPVWPARPLAPQLAGLVLILAAGIVLNRHSDLPAPAGQWLVSFPMAAAGFLCSVHRGRGAGAAILLSTMAVAGACLALGFVDGALQAVVAAPVCLIALSWRGRGHPVLVRAGETAFGVYLVHPAVFLLLWKLAPALGKTPYGFGLTAFALSVALVALLRLWPPARRVL